The following coding sequences lie in one Aspergillus luchuensis IFO 4308 DNA, chromosome 8, nearly complete sequence genomic window:
- the rho3 gene encoding Rho family GTPase RHO3 (BUSCO:EOG09264YNR;~COG:S;~EggNog:ENOG410PFG4;~InterPro:IPR005225,IPR001806,IPR027417,IPR003578;~PFAM:PF00025,PF08477,PF00071;~go_function: GO:0003924 - GTPase activity [Evidence IEA];~go_function: GO:0005525 - GTP binding [Evidence IEA];~go_process: GO:0007264 - small GTPase mediated signal transduction [Evidence IEA]), with protein MSLCGRQKVVRRKMVLLGDGACGKTSALNVFTRGYFPTVYEPTVFENYVHDIFVDNVHMELSLWDTAGQEEFDRLRALSYEDTHVIMLCFSVDSRDSFENVASKWIEEISENCAGVKLVLTALKCDLRKDEFLNDNPNAITYEEGLAKAKEIGAVKYLECSAVQNRGIMETFYEAAKVALEVRTQGSNGSGERCVIL; from the exons ATGAGTCTCTGTGGTCGTCAAAAGGTCGTTCGACGTAAGATGGTGCTATT AGGGGACGGCGCTTGCGGCAAGACCTCCGCTCTGAATGTCTTCACCAGAGG ATACTTTCCTACGGTCTA TGAGCCTACTGTATTCG AGAATTACGTGCATG ATATCTTTGTGGACAATGTACACATGGAATTGTCGCTATGGGATACGGCCGGCCAGGAAGAATTTGACCGACTGCGCGCGCTATCATACGAGGACACACACGTGATTATGCTTTGTTTCAGC GTTGACAGTCGCGATTCGTTTGAGAACGTGGCGAGCAAATGGATTGAAGAGATCTCGGAGAACTGCGCCGGCGTCAAATTGGTGCTTACTGCCCTCAAGTGTGATCTGAGAAAGGATGAGTTCCTCAACGACAACCCGAACGCGATCACCTACGAAGAAGGACTGGCGAAAGCCAAGGAAATCGGTGCTGTGAAATACCTGG AGTGCTCCGCCGTGCAAAATCGTGGTATCATGGAAACATTCTACGAAGCTGCAAAGGTCGCCCTGGAAGTCAGAACTCAGGGCTCTAACGGATCCGGCGAACGGTGTGTCATTCTCTAG